A region of Gammaproteobacteria bacterium DNA encodes the following proteins:
- a CDS encoding exonuclease SbcCD subunit D C-terminal domain-containing protein produces the protein MKILHTSDWHLGRSLYGRKRYDEFSAFLDWLVETINQQQVDALLVAGDVFDTSTPSNWAQTLYYQFLCRVAASSCRHIIVIAGNHDSPSFLNAPKELLRALDVHVVGLASENPEDEILLLENSDGSPELIICAVPYLRDRDIRVSEAGESIDDKERKLIEGIRTHYGEVCELAENQRKALESEIPIIAMGHLFTAGGKTTEGDGVRELYVGSLAHVTPAIFPPFIDYLALGHLHVPQKVGGSEVKRYSGSPLPMGFGEAKQEKSVCLIEFSGRKATVSLVKVPLFQKLERIKGSWDEISAQIQILSDKQSQAWLEVTYEGEEVIADLRERLDAAMAETEMEILRVKSNRLVNRVLSRIDDNETLDDLNVNDVFKRCLDAHDVPDEQRSELLLSYQETVTSLYEDSRDTL, from the coding sequence ATGAAAATTCTCCATACCTCGGACTGGCATCTTGGCCGGTCGCTTTATGGCCGTAAACGATACGATGAGTTCTCTGCATTTCTCGACTGGTTAGTCGAGACAATCAATCAGCAGCAGGTGGACGCACTGCTGGTTGCGGGTGATGTCTTTGATACAAGCACGCCAAGTAACTGGGCGCAGACACTCTATTATCAATTTTTGTGTCGCGTCGCGGCTTCATCATGTCGTCATATCATCGTGATTGCTGGAAACCACGACTCACCTTCATTCTTGAATGCACCGAAGGAGCTGCTGCGTGCACTTGATGTTCATGTCGTCGGTTTGGCTTCTGAAAATCCTGAAGATGAAATCTTGTTATTAGAAAATAGTGATGGCTCACCCGAGCTTATTATCTGTGCTGTGCCTTATTTGCGGGATCGTGATATTCGTGTGAGTGAGGCGGGTGAAAGTATTGATGATAAAGAACGTAAACTGATTGAAGGCATTCGCACTCACTATGGTGAGGTGTGTGAATTGGCCGAGAATCAGCGCAAGGCACTGGAGAGCGAAATTCCGATTATCGCGATGGGGCATCTTTTTACCGCAGGTGGAAAAACGACCGAGGGCGATGGTGTTCGCGAACTGTATGTCGGATCATTGGCGCATGTTACGCCCGCAATTTTTCCACCGTTCATTGACTATCTCGCATTAGGGCATCTTCATGTTCCACAAAAGGTGGGAGGCTCTGAAGTCAAACGTTATAGCGGATCACCATTGCCGATGGGGTTTGGTGAAGCCAAGCAGGAAAAGAGTGTCTGTCTGATTGAGTTTTCAGGCAGAAAGGCAACCGTATCATTAGTTAAAGTGCCACTCTTCCAAAAGCTTGAGCGTATCAAAGGCAGTTGGGATGAAATTTCAGCTCAGATTCAAATATTATCGGATAAGCAGAGCCAAGCTTGGTTGGAAGTGACTTATGAGGGTGAAGAGGTCATTGCTGACTTACGTGAACGTCTGGATGCTGCGATGGCTGAAACTGAGATGGAGATACTTCGTGTGAAGAGTAATCGCCTGGTCAATCGTGTTCTCAGTCGAATTGATGATAATGAAACACTGGATGACTTGAATGTGAATGATGTCTTTAAACGCTGCCTGGATGCGCATGACGTACCTGATGAACAGCGCTCGGAATTGTTGCTTTCCTATCAAGAAACAGTGACTTCTCTTTACGAAGATTCTCGAGATACGCTTTAA
- a CDS encoding YdiU family protein has protein sequence MEKTKMPNAAIDIGLKFDNSYAKQLEGFYVSHQGDKVPTPALLKLNHLLAEALGFELDHLQAEEVASIFSGSVSPTGAAPLAQVYAGHQFGSFSPQLGDGRALLLGEIINRNGERYDIHLKGSGPTPFSRGGDGKAVLGPVLREYIMGEAMHALNVPTTRALAVVITGEKIMRKELLPGAVLTRIAASHLRVGTFQFFANRNETDKAKQLADYTIERHFHELVEDQNPYLGLLRTVCDRQAALIAKWMLVGFVHGVMNTDNMTLSGETIDYGPCAFLDQYDPATVFSSIDKHGRYSYSNQPNIAQWNLARFAETLLPLIAGDKEEAVKLASHEVNAFSRHYQKYWLTGVRTKLGLTTIEEGDFTLAHDLHLAMEGQNVDFTLLFRGLADAVRGKTDVARKLFDTPGKFDQWHTRWAERLARESVEPEQRIASMNAVNPLYIPRNHKVEEALYAAEKESNYAPFEKLMTVLTNPFEKQENLSEYAEPAPESFASYQTFCGT, from the coding sequence ATGGAAAAAACTAAAATGCCTAATGCAGCGATTGATATTGGTTTGAAGTTTGACAATAGCTATGCTAAACAATTAGAGGGGTTTTATGTTTCACACCAGGGAGATAAAGTACCCACGCCCGCCCTGTTAAAATTGAATCACTTATTGGCAGAAGCGTTGGGGTTTGAGCTTGATCATTTGCAAGCAGAGGAAGTCGCAAGCATATTTTCGGGAAGTGTTTCACCCACGGGCGCAGCTCCGTTAGCACAAGTGTATGCAGGTCATCAGTTTGGCAGCTTTAGCCCCCAATTGGGAGATGGACGAGCCTTGCTACTAGGGGAAATCATCAATCGAAATGGTGAGCGATACGACATCCACCTCAAAGGCTCTGGCCCGACACCATTTTCACGCGGTGGAGATGGCAAGGCCGTGCTGGGGCCCGTGCTGCGTGAATACATTATGGGTGAAGCTATGCATGCGCTTAATGTACCGACAACGCGCGCTTTGGCGGTGGTTATTACGGGTGAAAAAATCATGCGTAAAGAGCTGCTTCCTGGAGCTGTGTTGACACGTATTGCGGCAAGCCATCTGCGTGTAGGTACATTTCAATTTTTTGCAAATCGTAATGAAACCGACAAGGCAAAGCAGCTTGCAGACTATACAATCGAGCGCCACTTTCATGAACTTGTGGAAGACCAAAACCCTTATCTTGGCTTACTGCGCACGGTATGCGATAGGCAAGCGGCTTTGATAGCGAAGTGGATGCTGGTGGGTTTTGTGCATGGGGTGATGAATACCGATAACATGACACTCTCTGGCGAAACCATTGACTACGGGCCGTGTGCGTTTCTCGATCAGTATGACCCCGCGACAGTATTCAGCTCTATTGATAAACATGGCCGCTATTCTTATAGCAATCAACCCAATATTGCACAGTGGAATTTGGCTCGATTTGCTGAAACCTTACTGCCTTTGATTGCAGGCGATAAAGAGGAGGCTGTCAAACTTGCGTCTCATGAAGTCAATGCTTTTTCCCGCCACTACCAAAAATATTGGCTCACTGGTGTGCGCACCAAGCTCGGATTGACGACCATAGAAGAAGGTGATTTTACGCTTGCTCATGATCTTCACCTTGCGATGGAAGGGCAGAATGTAGACTTTACTCTGTTGTTTCGAGGGCTTGCTGATGCAGTTCGAGGTAAAACAGATGTGGCACGAAAACTATTTGATACCCCGGGAAAATTTGATCAATGGCATACACGCTGGGCTGAACGCTTGGCGCGTGAATCGGTAGAACCCGAGCAGCGCATCGCCTCCATGAATGCAGTGAATCCGCTCTATATTCCACGCAATCACAAGGTTGAAGAAGCCCTGTATGCCGCTGAAAAAGAGTCCAATTATGCACCGTTTGAAAAATTGATGACGGTTCTCACAAATCCTTTTGAAAAACAGGAAAATTTAAGCGAATATGCAGAGCCTGCACCTGAAAGTTTTGCTTCTTATCAAACATTTTGTGGCACCTAA
- a CDS encoding AAA family ATPase, whose translation MKILQIRFKNLNSLVGEWAIDLTHPAYVSDGIFAITGPTGAGKTTILDAICLALYGRTPRLDKITKSVNGIMSRQTGECFAEVTFETQSGRYRCHWGQHRARKKAGGELQSPKHEIADADSGKIIESKLRGVAEKIETATGMDFDRFTRSMLLAQGGFSAFLQAAPDDRAPILEQITGTEIYSQISMSVHERRTDEKNKLNILQAELDGMQLLSEEDERDLRESLKQQEPQEADLSQQVEQKNREITWLTSIERLEKEQEILEEKKQNLLVRVDEFKPELERLECANKTMELAGEYSRLTSLRGEQKTDQNNLKEYQSKLPKYEEEVQQYENSWKHAHENLIQKKEAQKKGLLTIRKVRDLDSKLSEKAEPIKTVEKSIAQTQESLRAVCGSHQKDREDFKLKNSALEKVLETLSKSKADERLIAHLAGIEKQFDRLYELEEKHRDKLNGLDVAKANRRDTLQVWREQSTRLESHKKRFDAETSVFAGKQVEFKRVLAGREIMYWRNALSELQVKKGFEEARDQLRDGELCPLCGAEEHPFTAENNLKIKQENNEDLESTEKIVQTAEAYEKEISTLRDAMESAKDAVTQLDIETRSAAHKKGTHKQEVDRIEKELEILVEQLKKAEQDTLHDLLPYGIKSLAGDILGDLTSRRVQWQERRQEKVELEKFISSLELKTQHQTEQIKKSETELEKQLDERSILIHARDSLNHQRQMIFGDKNSDIEEHSLLSAVEKCEKNLEDSHHIYNSATQKLGELRSNIDVVDRKIIARSETLKNDEPKFLARLSKFGFIDEERYLAALLPEDERKNLMHQAQRLKTEQTELNARLQDKIALLKIERKKHMTDQPRELLVEKLESLSNALNELRKVLDGILHKLNENENLRSQQQTRTQAIDAQKIECSRWDMLHELIGSADGKKYRNFAQGLTFEMMVGHANRQLQKMTDRYLLIRDSAQPLELNVIDNYQAGEIRSTKNLSGGESFVVSLSLALGLSNMASKNVRVDSLFLDEGFGTLDEEALDSALETLAGLQQEGKLIGVISHVTTLKERISTQIEVSPHTGGRSMIRGPGCHHILN comes from the coding sequence ATGAAAATTCTCCAGATACGTTTTAAAAACCTGAACTCACTGGTGGGTGAGTGGGCGATTGATTTAACACATCCCGCTTATGTCTCGGATGGAATATTTGCCATTACGGGGCCGACGGGTGCGGGTAAAACAACCATTCTCGATGCGATTTGTCTGGCACTTTATGGCCGAACGCCGCGTCTGGATAAAATCACCAAAAGTGTCAATGGAATCATGTCACGGCAAACGGGCGAGTGCTTTGCCGAAGTCACTTTTGAAACTCAGTCGGGGCGATATCGTTGTCACTGGGGGCAGCATCGTGCACGCAAAAAAGCGGGCGGTGAGTTGCAGTCACCGAAACATGAGATAGCCGATGCGGATTCGGGGAAAATTATCGAATCAAAACTTCGGGGTGTGGCTGAAAAAATTGAAACCGCGACAGGAATGGATTTCGACCGTTTTACTCGCTCGATGTTATTGGCACAAGGTGGTTTTTCCGCATTTCTGCAAGCCGCACCTGATGATCGTGCGCCCATTTTGGAACAGATTACTGGTACAGAGATTTATAGTCAGATTTCAATGTCTGTTCATGAGCGCCGTACCGATGAAAAAAATAAACTGAACATTCTTCAAGCCGAGCTGGATGGAATGCAACTTCTGAGTGAAGAAGATGAGAGGGATCTGAGGGAGAGCTTGAAGCAACAGGAGCCTCAGGAAGCTGATCTAAGCCAGCAAGTTGAGCAAAAAAATCGAGAAATTACCTGGCTTACCAGTATTGAGCGCCTTGAAAAAGAACAGGAGATACTTGAAGAAAAAAAGCAGAACCTGCTTGTTCGAGTGGATGAATTTAAACCCGAGCTTGAGCGGCTTGAATGTGCTAATAAAACGATGGAGCTGGCGGGTGAATACAGCCGTCTGACTTCACTGCGTGGTGAACAAAAAACGGATCAAAATAACCTGAAGGAATACCAGTCAAAACTTCCGAAATACGAGGAAGAGGTTCAACAGTATGAAAACTCATGGAAACACGCACATGAAAATTTGATACAGAAAAAAGAGGCACAAAAAAAAGGGCTTCTGACAATTCGTAAAGTTAGGGATTTAGACTCTAAACTCAGTGAAAAAGCAGAGCCCATTAAAACAGTAGAGAAGAGTATTGCACAGACGCAGGAGTCTCTTAGAGCTGTTTGTGGCAGCCATCAAAAGGATCGCGAAGATTTCAAATTAAAAAACTCAGCACTTGAAAAAGTTTTGGAAACTCTCAGTAAAAGTAAAGCCGATGAAAGATTGATTGCACATCTCGCTGGAATAGAAAAGCAGTTCGACAGACTTTATGAGCTTGAAGAAAAACATCGTGACAAGCTTAATGGGTTAGATGTCGCCAAGGCAAATAGAAGAGATACACTTCAAGTGTGGCGTGAACAGTCAACTCGACTTGAATCCCATAAAAAGAGGTTTGATGCCGAAACGAGTGTTTTTGCTGGAAAACAAGTTGAATTTAAGAGGGTTTTGGCAGGTAGAGAGATTATGTATTGGCGAAATGCACTCTCTGAACTGCAGGTTAAAAAAGGTTTTGAAGAAGCCAGAGATCAACTTCGAGATGGTGAATTATGTCCATTATGTGGGGCAGAAGAACACCCTTTTACAGCAGAAAATAACTTAAAAATTAAACAGGAAAATAATGAAGATCTGGAAAGCACAGAAAAAATTGTGCAGACCGCCGAAGCGTACGAAAAAGAAATTTCTACATTGCGTGATGCAATGGAATCAGCAAAAGATGCTGTAACACAACTGGATATAGAGACTCGAAGCGCCGCCCATAAAAAAGGTACCCATAAACAAGAAGTTGATCGAATAGAAAAAGAGCTGGAAATTCTTGTCGAACAGCTAAAGAAAGCAGAGCAAGATACTTTGCATGATCTGTTGCCGTATGGAATTAAAAGCCTGGCGGGCGATATATTGGGTGACTTAACATCACGCCGTGTTCAGTGGCAGGAACGGCGACAGGAAAAGGTCGAGCTTGAAAAGTTTATTTCATCTTTGGAGCTCAAGACTCAGCACCAAACTGAGCAAATTAAAAAGAGTGAAACCGAGCTTGAAAAACAGTTAGATGAACGCTCCATTTTGATTCATGCACGAGACTCTTTAAATCACCAGCGGCAAATGATTTTTGGAGATAAAAATTCAGATATTGAAGAGCACAGTCTGCTATCAGCCGTCGAAAAGTGTGAAAAAAATCTGGAGGATTCACATCATATTTATAACTCTGCAACTCAAAAGCTGGGTGAACTGAGAAGTAATATTGATGTGGTCGATCGAAAAATTATTGCAAGATCAGAAACATTAAAAAATGATGAGCCGAAATTTCTAGCTCGGTTGAGCAAGTTTGGCTTTATTGATGAAGAGCGTTACCTGGCGGCTCTCTTGCCAGAAGATGAGCGTAAAAATTTGATGCACCAGGCTCAGCGATTAAAAACTGAACAAACAGAGTTGAATGCAAGGCTGCAAGATAAAATAGCACTGCTAAAGATAGAACGAAAAAAACATATGACGGATCAACCCCGAGAATTGCTTGTAGAAAAGCTGGAGAGCTTGAGCAACGCTTTGAATGAACTTCGCAAAGTGCTGGATGGAATTCTCCATAAGTTGAATGAAAATGAGAATTTGAGAAGCCAGCAGCAGACACGTACCCAAGCCATTGATGCACAAAAAATTGAATGTTCACGCTGGGATATGTTGCATGAATTGATCGGCTCTGCTGATGGGAAAAAATATCGTAATTTTGCTCAGGGTTTAACATTTGAAATGATGGTAGGACATGCGAACCGGCAGTTACAAAAAATGACGGATCGCTATCTTCTGATCAGAGACAGCGCGCAGCCGCTTGAGCTGAATGTCATTGATAACTATCAAGCCGGTGAAATTCGTTCGACCAAAAATCTGTCGGGGGGTGAAAGCTTTGTCGTGAGCCTCTCTTTGGCGTTGGGTTTGTCAAATATGGCCAGTAAAAACGTCCGCGTTGATTCACTATTTCTGGATGAAGGTTTTGGTACTTTAGATGAAGAGGCACTGGATAGCGCTCTGGAAACACTTGCCGGACTGCAACAAGAAGGCAAACTGATTGGTGTGATTTCTCATGTGACAACGCTTAAAGAGCGAATTAGTACTCAAATAGAAGTGAGCCCTCATACAGGTGGAAGAAGTATGATCAGAGGGCCTGGGTGTCATCACATTCTTAACTAA
- a CDS encoding ATP-binding protein: MTILGPRQSGKTTLVRDILTGYQYSNLEDPEIRQFAADDPKAYLAQFKSRVIIDEIQRVPELLSYLQVLVDNEKVNGRFILTGSHQLKLQESITQSLAGRTAILTLLPLSISELLSSGFNSDSFEGYCYKGFLPRVYDQDIRPKTVHSNYYQTYVERDVRQLINLKNLSLFEKFLKLIAGRVGQIFDASSIANEVGVDSKTISHWLSILEASFILFKLPAYFENFGKRVIKSPKYYFMDVGLLTFMLGIKKKEQISRDPLIGNIFENLVVLECFKERYNQGKLANLYYFRDSNGNEVDLVFQNGRELIAIEIKSAVTYSKDQLKGLKKFSEISNKCSKSYLVYNGEDINLSDNTSLINFRNIFRVFEL; encoded by the coding sequence GTGACGATACTGGGCCCAAGGCAGTCTGGTAAAACAACCTTGGTTAGGGACATATTAACAGGCTACCAATATTCAAATTTGGAAGATCCTGAAATACGCCAGTTTGCAGCCGATGATCCGAAGGCCTATTTGGCTCAATTTAAATCCAGGGTCATTATTGACGAAATTCAAAGAGTTCCTGAGCTTTTAAGCTACTTGCAGGTTTTGGTGGATAACGAAAAAGTGAATGGCCGATTCATTCTTACGGGGTCACATCAGCTGAAATTGCAAGAGTCGATCACTCAATCACTGGCTGGAAGAACAGCAATATTAACCTTATTACCGCTCTCTATTTCAGAGCTTTTAAGCTCTGGTTTTAATTCAGATAGCTTTGAAGGGTATTGTTATAAAGGGTTTCTTCCAAGAGTTTATGATCAAGATATCAGGCCGAAAACGGTTCACTCCAACTATTATCAAACCTATGTAGAAAGAGATGTCAGGCAATTAATTAACCTGAAAAATCTATCTCTCTTTGAGAAATTTCTAAAGCTGATTGCAGGGCGAGTGGGACAGATTTTCGATGCGAGTTCTATTGCTAACGAAGTCGGTGTTGATTCAAAGACGATCAGCCACTGGCTCTCAATCCTGGAAGCTTCTTTTATTCTCTTTAAGCTACCCGCCTACTTTGAGAACTTTGGTAAGCGTGTCATTAAGTCACCAAAATATTATTTTATGGATGTAGGGCTTCTGACATTTATGTTAGGCATCAAAAAAAAGGAGCAAATTAGCCGAGATCCTCTTATTGGCAATATTTTCGAGAACCTTGTAGTTCTTGAGTGCTTTAAAGAACGATACAACCAAGGGAAGCTTGCCAACCTCTATTATTTTAGAGACAGCAATGGGAATGAGGTTGACCTAGTCTTTCAAAATGGTCGAGAGCTTATTGCCATCGAAATAAAATCCGCAGTAACGTATTCAAAAGATCAGCTTAAAGGGCTCAAAAAATTTTCAGAAATATCTAATAAATGTTCAAAGAGTTATCTTGTCTATAACGGCGAAGATATTAATTTGAGCGACAATACATCACTCATTAATTTTAGGAATATTTTTAGAGTGTTTGAGTTGTAA
- the rapA gene encoding RNA polymerase-associated protein RapA translates to MEQFVANQRWVSETEAELGLGTVIAVDHRMVTVLFRASDEQRCYAIDNAPLTRVRFAVGDTVESCEGWPLNITSVEETEHILTYVGVREDGQSCRLPEVALSDHIQFSKPQERLFTGQIDSSKRFKMRYDTLRLRAKQAVSEVHGLCGARAALIPHQIYIAHEVATRYAPRVLLADEVGLGKTIEAGMILHHQLQTGRINRALIIVPESLCFQWLVEMLRRFNLSFSLFDEERCESNDSDDNPFMDEQLVLCSLPFLLDSPQRREQVLDGEWDMLIVDEAHHLGWSEEKVSDEYQLIDELSQETKAILLLTATPEQLGVASHFARLRLLDPSRFYSLEQFIKEEAEYAPVAEVADALVADEPLSAAAKVVLLEKLGETYSDSIELLSEKRTEDESQQQARQQLLDALLDRHGTGRVLFRNTRKTVAGFPERVVHGYPLNLPEAYHDAANDESVMVRLHPEMLHQFNVVPKKWWAFDPRVDWLCEKLEEFSGEKILLICAQPQTVLELEEALRHKSGQRVAVFHEGMSIVQRDRAGAYFADMEEGAQILLCSEIGSEGRNFQFAHHLVLFDLPLNPDLLEQRIGRLDRIGQTSTIQIHVPYFEDTAQAILFEWYEQGLSAFTHTCPAGHAVFEQMQEVLVDALLSLDETKTAALLQETSHTHQTLNEALQKGRDHLLELSSCRSQQAGELLDEINLSAESLALQSYMERAFDQFGIETENQSAQCYVVRHGNHMHISGLAGLFEEGTTVTYHRQTALSREDTQFLTWEHPMVLDAMDHIVNGERGNAAILVIDGSEIEGKSSLLLETLFVVESPAPKSLQLTRYLPPETVRVLLDHTGIDLSSELDHQTINDRKLKKKIAKTTLKQIVKSQRDVVLERVKDAEKIAETALPEIKAAAWEKAEQALGSEIQRLQQLREVNPNIREDEIEYLKEKMVDLKQHIETASLKLDALRVVLVSR, encoded by the coding sequence ATGGAGCAGTTTGTTGCAAATCAGCGTTGGGTAAGTGAGACAGAAGCTGAGTTAGGGTTAGGAACGGTTATTGCGGTGGATCATCGAATGGTGACGGTGCTGTTTCGAGCCAGTGATGAGCAGCGTTGTTATGCCATTGATAATGCACCACTCACACGAGTGCGCTTTGCGGTCGGTGATACGGTTGAAAGCTGTGAAGGTTGGCCTTTGAACATCACTTCAGTCGAAGAAACTGAGCATATTCTCACCTATGTTGGAGTGCGAGAAGATGGCCAGTCGTGCCGTTTGCCTGAAGTTGCACTCTCTGATCACATTCAATTTAGCAAACCACAAGAGCGCTTGTTTACAGGGCAAATTGACTCCAGTAAACGCTTTAAAATGCGGTATGACACACTGCGGCTTCGGGCGAAGCAGGCTGTATCCGAAGTACATGGGCTTTGTGGCGCACGTGCGGCGCTGATTCCACATCAAATTTATATTGCCCATGAGGTCGCAACTCGGTATGCACCGCGCGTTTTACTGGCTGATGAAGTTGGGCTGGGTAAAACCATTGAAGCGGGCATGATTTTGCATCATCAACTGCAAACAGGTCGTATTAATCGTGCTTTGATTATCGTGCCCGAGTCACTCTGTTTCCAGTGGCTGGTTGAGATGTTACGACGCTTTAATCTCTCGTTCAGTCTGTTTGATGAAGAGCGTTGTGAGTCAAATGATAGTGATGACAATCCTTTTATGGATGAACAATTGGTATTGTGCAGCTTGCCTTTTTTGCTTGATTCACCGCAGCGCCGTGAGCAGGTGTTGGACGGTGAATGGGATATGCTGATTGTTGATGAGGCACATCATCTGGGTTGGTCAGAAGAGAAGGTCAGTGATGAATATCAGTTAATTGATGAGCTTTCTCAAGAGACCAAAGCGATTTTATTGCTCACTGCGACACCTGAGCAGCTCGGTGTGGCCAGCCATTTTGCTCGCTTGCGATTGCTTGATCCGAGTCGTTTTTATTCACTGGAACAGTTCATTAAAGAAGAAGCTGAATATGCGCCTGTAGCGGAGGTTGCCGATGCATTGGTGGCGGATGAGCCACTGTCTGCAGCTGCGAAAGTGGTTTTGTTAGAAAAACTGGGCGAGACTTATAGCGATTCCATTGAGCTGCTCAGTGAAAAGAGAACTGAAGATGAGTCACAGCAACAAGCGCGTCAGCAATTATTAGATGCATTACTGGATCGCCATGGAACGGGGCGCGTTCTGTTTCGCAATACGCGCAAAACAGTCGCGGGTTTTCCCGAGCGTGTTGTTCACGGTTATCCGCTGAATTTGCCTGAAGCCTATCATGATGCGGCGAATGATGAGTCGGTCATGGTTCGGTTGCATCCTGAAATGTTGCACCAATTTAATGTGGTGCCCAAAAAATGGTGGGCATTCGATCCACGTGTTGATTGGTTATGTGAAAAGTTAGAAGAGTTTTCAGGCGAAAAAATATTGTTAATCTGTGCACAACCACAAACAGTATTGGAGCTGGAAGAGGCGCTGCGCCATAAAAGTGGCCAACGTGTCGCGGTGTTTCATGAAGGCATGAGCATCGTTCAGCGAGATCGGGCGGGAGCCTATTTTGCAGATATGGAAGAGGGCGCTCAAATTCTACTCTGTTCTGAAATTGGCAGTGAAGGGCGTAATTTTCAGTTTGCCCATCACCTGGTTTTGTTTGACTTGCCGTTGAACCCAGACCTGCTTGAGCAGCGCATCGGGCGGCTTGATCGTATCGGTCAAACATCCACAATTCAGATTCATGTTCCCTATTTTGAGGATACCGCTCAAGCGATTTTGTTTGAATGGTATGAACAGGGTTTAAGTGCATTTACTCACACTTGTCCGGCAGGTCATGCCGTATTTGAGCAGATGCAGGAAGTGTTGGTGGATGCACTTTTATCTCTGGATGAAACAAAAACAGCGGCACTATTGCAAGAGACATCACACACACATCAAACTTTGAATGAAGCGTTGCAAAAGGGTCGCGATCATCTGCTTGAGCTGAGTTCGTGCCGCTCACAGCAGGCAGGTGAACTGCTGGATGAAATCAATTTGTCGGCTGAATCACTGGCGTTACAAAGCTATATGGAACGTGCGTTTGATCAGTTTGGTATTGAGACAGAAAACCAGTCGGCGCAATGTTATGTGGTGCGCCATGGCAATCACATGCACATTTCAGGGCTTGCCGGATTGTTCGAAGAAGGGACGACGGTGACTTACCATCGCCAAACGGCACTTTCGCGTGAAGATACTCAATTTTTGACGTGGGAACATCCGATGGTACTGGATGCGATGGATCATATTGTGAATGGTGAGCGGGGCAATGCCGCCATTCTTGTGATTGATGGCAGCGAAATTGAAGGGAAAAGCTCTTTATTGTTAGAAACGCTGTTTGTCGTTGAAAGCCCTGCGCCTAAATCACTGCAATTAACCCGTTATTTGCCACCAGAAACGGTACGAGTGCTACTGGATCATACGGGAATTGACCTCTCATCTGAACTGGATCATCAAACTATTAATGATCGTAAGTTAAAGAAAAAAATTGCAAAAACAACTCTTAAACAGATTGTGAAAAGCCAGCGAGACGTGGTTCTTGAACGTGTAAAAGATGCAGAAAAAATTGCAGAAACGGCACTGCCTGAAATTAAGGCGGCGGCTTGGGAGAAAGCAGAACAAGCACTCGGCTCAGAAATTCAGCGCCTGCAACAGCTTAGAGAAGTAAATCCCAATATTCGTGAAGATGAGATCGAATATTTGAAGGAAAAAATGGTTGACCTGAAACAGCATATTGAAACGGCCAGTTTAAAGCTGGATGCGTTGCGTGTGGTGTTGGTGTCCAGGTAG
- the arsC gene encoding arsenate reductase (glutaredoxin) (This arsenate reductase requires both glutathione and glutaredoxin to convert arsenate to arsenite, after which the efflux transporter formed by ArsA and ArsB can extrude the arsenite from the cell, providing resistance.), which yields MTTTIYHNPRCTKSRLTLQLLQDKEITPVVVEYLKTPPSAEVLKEILDMLGMTPQELMRKNEAVYKENNLGNSELDDHALIEFMVKHPTLIERPIVVNNGKAAIGRPPESVLEIL from the coding sequence ATGACAACAACTATTTATCATAATCCACGGTGTACTAAATCGCGCCTGACATTACAGTTATTACAAGATAAGGAGATTACCCCTGTCGTGGTGGAATATTTGAAAACACCACCGAGTGCCGAGGTTTTGAAAGAAATTCTGGATATGTTGGGTATGACACCTCAAGAGTTGATGCGTAAAAATGAGGCGGTCTATAAAGAGAATAATTTAGGTAACTCAGAGCTGGATGATCATGCCTTGATTGAATTTATGGTGAAACATCCAACTTTAATTGAGAGACCGATTGTTGTTAATAATGGCAAGGCTGCGATTGGTCGCCCGCCCGAATCAGTTTTAGAAATTCTCTAA